Proteins from a genomic interval of Quercus lobata isolate SW786 chromosome 11, ValleyOak3.0 Primary Assembly, whole genome shotgun sequence:
- the LOC115967391 gene encoding glucan endo-1,3-beta-glucosidase 7: protein MMATLSHLSLLFLLSFFTTAFNFAESQSFIGVNYGQVADNLPPPAATASLLKSTAIGKVRLYGADAAIIKALANTGIGIVVGAGNGDIPNLASDPNAATQWVNSNVLPYYPASNITLITVGNEVMTSMDQGLISQLLPAMRNVQNALNSVSLGGKVKVSTVHSMAVLTQSDPPSSGLFNPVFQDALKGLLQFQKDNGSPFAINPYPFFAYQSDSRPETLAFCLFQPNAGRVDSGNGIKYLNMFDAQVDAVRSALNSMGFKDVEIMVAETGWPYSGDSNEVGPSVENARAYNGNLIAHLRSLVGTPLMPGKSVDTYIFALYDEDLKPGPASERAFGLYKPDLTMTYDVGLSKTSQAQTPSTPSTTPSTSPSTPLPKPTATGWCVPKNGVSDALLQANLDYACSHGIDCGPIQPGGACFDPNTVSSHASYAMNLYYQTMGKNPWNCDFSQTAVLTSTNPSHNPCIYPGGST, encoded by the exons ATGATGGCAACGCTTTCACACCTCTCACTGCTTTTCTTGCTCTCATTCTTCACCACCGCTTTTAACTTCGCAG AGTCTCAGTCATTCATCGGAGTGAATTACGGCCAAGTCGCCGACAATCTTCCACCGCCTGCGGCAACCGCGAGTCTCCTCAAATCGACGGCGATCGGAAAGGTTCGACTCTACGGCGCCGATGCTGCGATCATCAAGGCACTCGCGAACACCGGAATCGGAATCGTCGTCGGAGCCGGCAACGGCGACATTCCGAATCTGGCTTCCGATCCGAACGCGGCGACTCAGTGGGTGAACTCGAACGTGTTGCCTTACTACCCGGCCAGTAACATCACGCTCATCACAGTTGGGAACGAGGTCATGACCTCGATGGACCAAGGCTTGATCTCGCAGCTACTTCCGGCGATGCGAAATGTCCAGAATGCCCTCAACTCGGTGTCCCTCGGTGGGAAAGTGAAGGTCTCGACGGTTCATTCCATGGCCGTGTTGACTCAGTCCGATCCGCCCTCGTCCGGGTTGTTCAACCCGGTTTTCCAGGACGCGTTGAAGGGCTTGTTGCAGTTCCAAAAGGACAATGGGTCTCCATTTGCGATCAATCCCTACCCTTTCTTTGCGTACCAGAGCGATTCCAGGCCTGAAACGCTGGCGTTTTGCCTTTTCCAGCCCAACGCGGGACGAGTCGACTCGGGGAATGGAATCAAATACCTGAACATGTTCGATGCTCAG GTAGATGCTGTACGTTCTGCTTTGAATTCAATGGGATTTAAGGATGTTGAGATTATGGTTGCTGAGACCGGTTGGCCATACAGTGGGGACAGCAATGAAGTAGGACCCAGTGTGGAGAATGCAAGGGCCTACAATGGGAATTTGATTGCTCACCTTAGATCATTGGTTGGGACCCCTCTAATGCCTGGAAAATCCGTGGATACATATATCTTTGCACTGTATGATGAGGATTTGAAGCCTGGACCAGCTTCCGAACGAGCGTTTGGTCTTTACAAGCCTGATCTGACCATGACATATGATGTTGGTCTTTCAAAGACTAGCCAGGCCCAG ACTCCATCCACTCCATCAACAACTCCATCCACTAGTCCGTCAACTCCATTACCTAAACCAACAGCAACTGGCTGGTGTGTTCCTAAGAATGGCGTTTCTGATGCTCTATTGCAGGCAAATCTTGACTATGCCTGTAGCCACGGCATTGATTGCGGTCCCATCCAACCGGGGGGTGCCTGCTTCGACCCTAACACTGTATCATCACATGCTTCCTATGCCATGAATCTCTATTACCAAACCATGGGAAAGAATCCATGGAACTGTGATTTCTCACAAACGGCAGTCCTTACATCCACAAATCCTA GTCACAATCCTTGCATTTATCCTGGTGGGAGTACCTGA